The Deltaproteobacteria bacterium genome contains the following window.
AAAATACTGCGTCTGCCGGGAATCCGGGGGACCCTCGAGACACGAGCTCTGCAGGCCACCCAGGGAGATCTCTCCTTCCTGGACGCCTTCTCAATGCTTTTGCAAGATGAGCTCGATCGCAGGAAATCAAAACTGATCGAGAGACGTTTTCAACAATCAGGATTAAAAGAGAGGAAAACACTCACGGAATTTGATTGGGGTTTTAATCCCAAGATCTCCAAGAGGACCTGCTTCGAACTCGTCAC
Protein-coding sequences here:
- a CDS encoding transposase, whose translation is MSMTEIERSLKILRLPGIRGTLETRALQATQGDLSFLDAFSMLLQDELDRRKSKLIERRFQQSGLKERKTLTEFDWGFNPKISKRTCFELVT